From the Lathyrus oleraceus cultivar Zhongwan6 chromosome 4, CAAS_Psat_ZW6_1.0, whole genome shotgun sequence genome, one window contains:
- the LOC127137626 gene encoding uncharacterized protein LOC127137626 produces the protein MPTSASKKSSVQAASSMPTPAQEASSVQVASSMPTSASKKSCVQAASLMPTPAQAASSVQAASSMPTPAQAASSVQAASSMPTPAPTVVPVHATTSEKFSFMPTPTLSHQTMAGPQSINLQTMASPSNLAEEEDVDADEDEAVGQETITPLVPPIDENGKVIIKPSGTGLVPAKEVVGAINYAIRKQFYKPIHHWSALDPDTKADWFKLFGEKVSWDPFDHAFVYSAFEKKGRKRLNDMLGKARRKGTRPSWIGDDAWVELQTYWKKTEFLAVSSQNKTNRASARGGAVHTTGRKAHIDVALQLSRELQRDLRPDELFLKTHKRKNGEWVDSRAASTYVSSRKFYCINICIHAFRSRLIQIKLSKKDLVIHFYSLIPNTNSPNTNKYLLQQVLDGERVNQLWTEAAGGRNRGRVYGAADLAINLKRGSKSFTQQSQTPQHSMFGMSLEAERAARIRAEQIAEAATTQLQEANEAMRAATEAAKAATETAQRMEREMNAWKEFMMKKFDTSTFVSHSHHYDDDLDDQSLDED, from the exons ATGCCGACATCAGCTTCGAAAAAATCATCTGTGCAGGCTGCATCGTCGATGCCAACACCAGCTCAGGAAGCATCGTCCGTGCAGGTTGCATCATCAATGCCAACATCAGCTTCTAAAAAATCGTGTGTGCAGGCTGCATCGTTGATGCCAACACCAGCTCAGGCAGCATCGTCTGTGCAGGCTGCATCGTCGATGCCAACACCAGCTCAGGCAGCATCGTCTGTGCAGGCTGCATCGTCGATGCCAACACCAGCTCCAACTGTAGTACCTGTTCATGCCACTACCTCTGAGAAATTCAGTTTTATGCCTACTCCAACTTTAAGCCATCAAACAATGGCTGGCCCTCAAAGTATAAACCTTCAAACAATGGCTAGCCCTTCAAATTTGGCAGAGGAGGAAGATGTGGATGCTGATGAGGATGAGGCGGTGGGTCAAGAAACTATTACCCCTCTTGTGCCACCAATAGATGAGAATGGGAAAGTTATTATAAAACCATCTGGTACTGG GCTAGTTCCTGCCAAAGAAGTTGTTGGTGCCATTAATTATGCGATACGCAAACAATTTTATAAACCTATACATCATTGGTCTGCACTCGATCCTGATACGAAAGCTGATTGGTTTAAGTTGTTTGGA gAGAAGGTTTCGTGGGATCCTTTCGATCATGCATTTGTCTATAGTGCATTtgaaaaaaaaggaagaaaacGATTAAACGACATGTTGGGGAAGGCGAGGAGAAAAGGGACTCGACCTTCATGGATTGGTGATGATGCTTGGGTTGAACTTCAAACTTATTGGAAAAAGACCGAGTTTTTGGCTGTGTCTTCTCAAAACAAGACCAATCGAGCTTCCGCAAGAGGCGGAGCAGTCCACACCACAGGCCGTAAGGCTCATATTGATGTTGCACTTCAACTT TCACGTGAACTTCAAAGGGATCTGCGTCCCGATGAGTTATTTTTAAAAACACACAAGAGGAAAAATGGTGAATGGGTTGACAGTCGTGCTGCATCTACTTATGTAAGTTCTCGTAAATTTTACTGCATCAATATTTGCATCCATGCTTTCAGAAGCAGACTTATTCAAATTAAACTCTCCAAAAAGGATCTAGTTATCCATTTTTATAGTCTAAT TCCTAACACTAACAGTCCTAACACTAACAAATATTTGCTGCAACAA GTGTTAGATGGAGAGCGTGTAAATCAGCTATGGACAGAGGCTGCTGGGGGCCGTAACCGTGGTCGGGTTTATGGCGCTGCAGATTTAGCTATTAATCTAAAACGTGGATCAAAAAGTTTTACCCAACAATCTCAAACTCCTCAACACTCTATGTTTGGGATGTCATTAGAAGCTGAAAGAGCAGCTAGAATTAGAGCTGAACAAATTGCCGAGGCTGCAACGACCCAATTACAAGAGGCTAACGAAGCAATGCGAGCTGCTACCGAGGCTGCAAAAGCTGCTACCGAGACTGCACAAAGGATGGAGAGGGAGATGAATGCTTGGAAGGAATTTATGATGAAGAAATTTGACACTTCAACTTTTGTATCACATTCTCATCATTATGATGACGATTTGGATGATCAATCATTAGATGAAGATTGA